From Microcaecilia unicolor chromosome 11, aMicUni1.1, whole genome shotgun sequence, the proteins below share one genomic window:
- the LOC115480130 gene encoding histone H2B type 2-E — MPEPAKSAPAPKKGSKKAVSKTQKKDGKKRKRSRKESYAIYVYKVLKQVHPDTGISSKAMNIMNSFVNDIFERIAGEASRLAHYNKRSTITSREIQTAVRLLLPGELAKHAVSEGTKAVTKYTSSK; from the coding sequence ATGCCTGAGCCAGCTAAATCTGCTCCTGCGCCCAAGAAGGGTTCTAAAAAAGCTGTGAGTAAAACCCAGAAAAAGGACGGCAAGAAGCGCAAAAGAAGCAGGAAGGAGAGCTATGCTATCTATGTGTATAAAGTGCTGAAGCAGGTTCATCCCGACACCGGCATTTCCTCCAAAGCCATGAACATCATGAATTCCTTCGTGAATGACATCTTTGAGCGCATCGCTGGAGAAGCGTCCCGCCTGGCTCACTATAACAAGCGCTCTACCATCACTTCCAGGGAAATCCAGACTGCAGTACGCCTCTTGCTACCCGGTGAACTGGCTAAACACGCAGTGTCGGAGGGCACCAAGGCCGTCACCAAGTACACTAGTTCAAAGTAA
- the LOC115480307 gene encoding histone H2A type 1-E-like: MSGRGKQGGKARAKAKTRSSRAGLQFPVGRVHRLLRKGNYAERVGAGAPVYLAAVLEYLTAEILELAGNAARDNKKTRIIPRHLQLAIRNDEELNKLLGRVTIAQGGVLPNIQAVLLPKKTESHKAAKSK, from the coding sequence ATGTCTGGGCGCGGCAAGCAAGGTGGTAAAGCTCGGGCTAAAGCCAAGACTCGCTCATCTCGTGCAGGATTGCAGTTCCCTGTGGGCCGTGTGCACCGGCTACTGCGGAAGGGTAACTACGCTGAGCGAGTGGGTGCCGGTGCCCCAGTCTATCTGGCTGCGGTGCTAGAGTATCTGACTGCAGAGATTTTAGAGCTAGCTGGTAATGCTGCGCGTGACAACAAGAAGACTCGTATTATTCCTAGGCACTTGCAGCTGGCTATCCGTAACGACGAAGAGCTGAATAAATTGCTGGGGAGAGTCACCATTGCGCAGGGCGGTGTCCTGCCTAATATCCAGGCTGTGCTACTGCCTAAGAAAACTGAGAGCCACAAGGCGGCTAAGAGCAAGTAA